The following coding sequences lie in one Xanthomonas hortorum pv. pelargonii genomic window:
- the rsmA gene encoding 16S rRNA (adenine(1518)-N(6)/adenine(1519)-N(6))-dimethyltransferase RsmA, whose translation MNHSFSAPAKKSLGQHFLADRYYIDRIVQAVAPRAGQHLVEIGPGQGAITFPLLRKHGALTVIEFDRDLIAPLTDAAAPIGALSIIHRDVLSVDFTALANGTPIRLVGNLPYNISSPILFHALDHAGAVADMHFMLQKEVVDRMAAGPGSKVYGRLSVMLQAYCEVTALFVVPPGAFRPPPKVDSAVVRLVPRDPATVLIKDRRRFADVVRAGFGQRRKTLRNALSEVCEPAHFEAAQVRPDARAEQLEVADFIRLANVELA comes from the coding sequence ATGAATCATTCCTTCAGCGCTCCGGCCAAGAAGTCGCTTGGCCAGCACTTTCTTGCCGACCGGTATTACATCGACCGCATCGTGCAGGCAGTGGCCCCGCGCGCCGGCCAGCATCTGGTCGAAATCGGCCCTGGCCAGGGTGCGATCACCTTCCCGCTGCTGCGCAAGCACGGCGCGTTGACCGTGATCGAATTCGACCGCGACCTGATCGCGCCATTGACCGACGCCGCCGCACCGATCGGCGCGTTGAGCATCATCCATCGCGATGTGTTGAGCGTGGATTTCACCGCGCTGGCCAATGGCACGCCGATCCGGCTGGTCGGCAACCTGCCTTACAACATTTCCTCGCCAATCCTGTTCCATGCGCTGGACCATGCAGGCGCCGTGGCCGACATGCACTTCATGCTGCAAAAGGAAGTGGTCGACCGCATGGCCGCCGGCCCCGGCAGCAAGGTCTATGGCCGGCTGAGCGTGATGCTGCAGGCGTACTGCGAGGTCACCGCATTGTTCGTGGTGCCGCCCGGGGCGTTCCGGCCGCCGCCCAAGGTGGACTCGGCGGTGGTGCGGCTGGTGCCGCGCGACCCGGCCACGGTGCTGATCAAGGACCGCCGGCGCTTTGCCGACGTGGTGCGCGCCGGCTTCGGGCAGCGCCGCAAGACCTTGCGCAATGCCCTGTCCGAGGTCTGCGAGCCGGCGCATTTCGAGGCCGCGCAGGTGCGCCCGGATGCACGCGCCGAACAACTCGAGGTCGCGGATTTCATCCGTCTGGCCAATGTCGAGCTGGCTTGA
- the apaG gene encoding Co2+/Mg2+ efflux protein ApaG — protein MQDDPRYRVEVEVSPRFLAHQSTPEEGRYAFAYSIRIQNAGALPARLIARHWQITDANGRTERVDGEGVVGEQPWLRPGEAFNYTSGVLLETEQGQMQGHYDMVADDGTEFTAPIAAFVLSVPRTLH, from the coding sequence ATGCAAGATGATCCGCGCTATCGGGTCGAGGTCGAGGTATCGCCCCGCTTCCTCGCTCATCAATCGACCCCGGAAGAAGGCCGCTATGCCTTCGCCTACAGCATCCGCATCCAGAACGCGGGCGCGCTGCCCGCGCGCCTGATCGCGCGCCATTGGCAGATCACCGATGCCAACGGACGCACCGAGCGGGTGGATGGCGAAGGCGTGGTCGGCGAACAGCCATGGCTGCGCCCGGGTGAGGCCTTCAACTACACCTCCGGCGTGCTGCTGGAAACCGAGCAGGGACAGATGCAAGGTCACTACGACATGGTGGCCGACGATGGCACCGAATTCACCGCCCCGATCGCCGCCTTCGTGCTGAGCGTACCCAGGACGCTGCACTGA
- a CDS encoding symmetrical bis(5'-nucleosyl)-tetraphosphatase translates to MSVWAIGDLQGCYDITQRLLEKINFDPAQDTLWFCGDLVNRGGQSLETLRLVHSLRAHSVVVLGNHDLSLLAIGARSEEEQRKVNPDLLRIVLAEDRDVLLDWLRMQKLAHVDRALGWMMIHAGLAPKWTTQLAEKHAREVEQQLQGGGYRKLLRNMYGDQPGWSPGLSGYDRSRAIINLFTRMRYCTPRGRIATDDKGTPGTQAQGLYPWFEVPGRVERDLKIVCGHWSALGLTITQGVHAIDTGAVWGGKLTALQLDTDELRVVQVPGIPITHPPQAAQRARPPRRRQRQRGGGGDTANANASSTTAPNTAPPAAD, encoded by the coding sequence ATGAGCGTCTGGGCAATTGGCGACCTGCAGGGTTGCTACGACATCACCCAGCGCCTGCTGGAAAAAATCAATTTCGATCCCGCGCAAGACACGTTGTGGTTCTGCGGCGATCTGGTCAACCGCGGCGGTCAATCGCTGGAAACGCTGCGGCTGGTGCATTCGCTGCGCGCACACAGTGTGGTGGTGCTGGGCAACCACGATCTCTCGCTGCTGGCGATCGGCGCGCGTTCGGAAGAAGAACAGCGCAAGGTCAATCCGGATCTGCTGCGCATCGTGCTGGCCGAAGATCGCGACGTGCTGCTCGACTGGCTGCGCATGCAGAAACTGGCGCATGTAGACCGCGCGTTGGGCTGGATGATGATCCATGCCGGGCTGGCGCCAAAGTGGACCACGCAACTGGCCGAGAAGCATGCGCGCGAGGTCGAGCAGCAATTGCAGGGCGGCGGCTATCGCAAACTGCTGCGCAATATGTACGGCGATCAGCCGGGCTGGTCGCCGGGCTTGAGCGGTTACGACCGCAGCCGCGCGATCATCAACCTGTTCACGCGCATGCGCTACTGCACCCCGCGTGGGCGCATCGCCACCGACGACAAGGGCACGCCGGGCACGCAGGCGCAGGGTCTGTATCCGTGGTTCGAAGTGCCGGGCCGGGTGGAGCGCGATCTGAAGATCGTCTGCGGGCATTGGTCCGCGCTCGGCCTGACCATCACCCAGGGCGTGCACGCCATCGACACCGGCGCGGTGTGGGGCGGCAAACTCACCGCCCTGCAGCTGGACACCGACGAACTACGCGTGGTGCAGGTGCCCGGCATTCCGATCACGCACCCGCCACAGGCAGCGCAGCGCGCACGACCACCGCGTCGTCGGCAACGCCAGCGTGGTGGCGGTGGCGACACCGCGAACGCGAACGCAAGTTCCACCACGGCCCCCAACACGGCTCCGCCCGCCGCAGACTGA
- the msuE gene encoding FMN reductase, translated as MRTPLNVVAVSGGTSRPSRSLALAEATLAELARRLPIKPSILQLGDIARPLGAALWRSELDETTEQALRQIESADLLLVVAPVYRGSYPGLLKHLFDLIDINALIDTPILLAATGGSERHALVIDHQLRPLFAFFQALTLPIGIYATETDFQEYRVVNPALRQRIELAAERAAGVLGARPDALRRIA; from the coding sequence ATGCGCACTCCGTTGAATGTCGTTGCCGTTTCCGGCGGCACCTCGCGCCCTTCTCGCAGCCTTGCGTTGGCTGAGGCAACGCTTGCCGAACTTGCGCGACGACTGCCGATCAAACCCAGCATTCTCCAACTCGGCGATATCGCCCGGCCGCTAGGCGCGGCGCTGTGGCGCAGCGAATTGGATGAGACGACCGAACAGGCGTTACGCCAGATCGAATCGGCCGACCTGCTGCTGGTCGTCGCACCGGTGTATCGCGGCTCCTATCCAGGCCTGCTCAAGCATCTGTTCGATCTGATCGACATCAACGCGCTGATCGACACACCGATCCTGCTCGCTGCCACCGGCGGCAGCGAGCGGCACGCACTTGTGATCGACCATCAACTGCGCCCGCTGTTCGCCTTCTTCCAGGCATTGACCTTGCCGATCGGCATCTACGCCACCGAGACCGATTTCCAGGAGTACCGCGTGGTCAATCCGGCCCTGCGTCAACGCATCGAACTGGCCGCCGAACGCGCCGCAGGCGTACTCGGCGCACGCCCCGACGCGCTGCGTCGCATTGCCTGA
- the ssuD gene encoding FMNH2-dependent alkanesulfonate monooxygenase: MDMFWFIPTHGDSRYLGTSAGARQVSAEYVTQVAVAADTLGYDGVLIPTGRSCEDPWVVASSLINATRRLKFLVALRPGLMAPALAARMAASFDRLSGGRLLVNLVTGGDRGELEGDGVFLDHAERYEASAEFIRIWREIIAHSHAGDSYDFDGKHLQVKAAKLLYPTVQQPYPPVWFGGSSDAAHELAAEQVDTYLTWGEPPEAVAEKIASVRSKAAALGRSLTFGIRLHVIVRETDEQAWAAAESLISHLDDDTVERAQSAFARMDSVGQRRMAALHSSGQRRTRADLEVSPNLWAGVGLVRGGAGTALVGDPQTVAKRIEEYAALGIDTFIFSGYPHLEEAYRFAELVFPLLPRALKQKLPGQALSGPFGEVIANTIVPRAAAR, encoded by the coding sequence ATGGACATGTTCTGGTTCATTCCCACCCACGGCGACAGCCGCTATCTGGGCACCAGCGCCGGCGCACGCCAGGTCAGCGCCGAGTACGTTACCCAGGTGGCGGTTGCGGCCGACACCCTTGGCTACGACGGTGTGCTGATTCCCACCGGGCGCTCCTGCGAAGACCCCTGGGTGGTCGCGTCCAGTCTGATCAACGCCACACGCCGGCTGAAGTTTCTGGTCGCGCTGCGCCCTGGCCTGATGGCGCCAGCGCTGGCCGCACGCATGGCCGCCAGTTTCGATCGGCTGTCCGGCGGGCGCCTGCTGGTGAACCTGGTCACCGGCGGCGACCGTGGCGAGCTGGAAGGCGATGGCGTGTTTCTCGACCACGCCGAGCGCTATGAAGCCTCGGCAGAATTCATCCGCATCTGGCGCGAGATCATCGCCCACAGCCACGCAGGCGACAGCTACGACTTCGACGGCAAACATCTGCAAGTGAAGGCAGCCAAGCTGCTGTATCCCACCGTGCAGCAGCCGTATCCGCCGGTGTGGTTCGGCGGTTCTTCCGATGCTGCGCACGAGTTGGCCGCCGAACAGGTCGATACCTATCTCACCTGGGGCGAGCCGCCGGAAGCGGTGGCGGAAAAGATCGCCTCGGTGCGCAGCAAGGCCGCCGCACTTGGGCGCTCGCTCACCTTCGGCATCCGTCTGCATGTGATCGTGCGTGAGACCGATGAACAAGCGTGGGCGGCAGCGGAGTCGCTGATCAGTCACCTGGACGATGACACCGTAGAGCGCGCCCAGAGTGCCTTCGCACGCATGGACTCGGTGGGCCAGCGGCGCATGGCCGCGCTGCACAGCAGCGGTCAGCGCCGCACCCGCGCCGATCTGGAAGTCAGCCCGAATCTGTGGGCCGGCGTCGGCCTGGTGCGTGGCGGGGCCGGCACCGCGCTGGTCGGCGACCCGCAGACCGTGGCCAAGCGCATCGAGGAATACGCAGCGCTCGGCATCGACACCTTCATCTTCTCCGGCTATCCGCATCTGGAGGAGGCCTACCGCTTCGCCGAGCTGGTGTTCCCGCTGCTGCCGCGCGCGCTCAAGCAGAAGCTGCCCGGGCAGGCCCTGAGCGGCCCCTTCGGCGAGGTCATCGCCAACACCATCGTGCCGCGCGCTGCGGCGCGCTGA
- a CDS encoding aliphatic sulfonate ABC transporter substrate-binding protein, with the protein MKRRNLLKFGTLAGVALGASPLLSSTALAQANGAVPKQLRLDYAYYSPTSLVLKHFGWLEQALKAQGTQVKWVLSAGSNRALEYLGGNSIDFGSTAGLASLLARANGNPIKAVYIYSRPEWIALAVGKNSPIRQLTELKGKRIAATKGTDAYLFLLRALRQAGLSKNAVEIVHLQHPDGRTALERGDVDAWSGLDPHLAASQIEAGTRLIYRNVAFNSRGFLNVSETFAAAYPDQIPLVIQAYEKARKWAIAHPDELAALIATEARLSPQVATLQLQRTDLRNPVIGPEERAALQSAAPILLEEGLVRPGTDLSKVLAALIDPSYATRARVAQG; encoded by the coding sequence ATGAAGCGCCGCAACCTGCTGAAATTCGGAACCCTCGCCGGCGTCGCGCTCGGCGCCTCGCCGCTGTTGTCGAGCACCGCCCTTGCGCAAGCCAACGGTGCGGTTCCCAAACAACTGCGCCTGGACTACGCCTACTACTCGCCGACCTCGCTGGTGCTCAAGCACTTCGGCTGGCTGGAACAAGCGCTCAAGGCGCAGGGCACGCAAGTCAAATGGGTGCTGTCGGCCGGCAGCAATCGCGCGCTGGAATACCTGGGCGGCAACAGCATCGACTTCGGCAGCACCGCCGGCCTGGCCTCGCTGCTGGCGCGCGCCAACGGCAATCCGATCAAGGCCGTGTACATCTACTCGCGCCCGGAATGGATTGCGCTGGCGGTGGGCAAGAACTCGCCCATCCGGCAGCTGACCGAACTCAAAGGCAAACGCATCGCTGCCACCAAGGGCACCGACGCCTACCTGTTCCTGCTGCGCGCGCTGCGGCAGGCCGGGTTGAGCAAGAACGCGGTGGAGATCGTCCATCTGCAGCATCCCGACGGGCGCACCGCGCTCGAACGCGGCGATGTGGACGCGTGGTCCGGCCTGGACCCGCACCTCGCCGCGAGCCAGATCGAGGCCGGCACGCGGTTGATCTACCGCAACGTCGCCTTCAATTCCCGTGGCTTCTTGAATGTCAGCGAGACCTTCGCGGCCGCTTACCCCGATCAGATTCCGCTGGTGATCCAGGCCTACGAAAAAGCGCGCAAATGGGCGATCGCCCACCCCGACGAACTTGCCGCGCTGATCGCCACCGAGGCCCGGTTGTCACCCCAGGTCGCCACGCTACAGCTGCAGCGCACCGACCTGCGCAATCCGGTGATTGGCCCCGAAGAGCGGGCGGCGCTGCAGAGCGCGGCGCCCATCCTGCTGGAAGAAGGCCTGGTCCGGCCCGGCACCGATCTGAGCAAGGTGCTGGCCGCACTGATCGATCCCAGTTACGCCACACGCGCACGTGTGGCGCAGGGCTGA
- a CDS encoding ABC transporter permease: MNDTSLRVARSLSTTTPSRLQLRLPASSLGWLLPLSFFGALEIASALGWTPRYLLPPPSQILTTLADEAGRGLASHIGASVLRVLAGFAIGAGLGLLIGVGVGLSRWLEQLIDPSFQALRAVPSLAWVPLLLLWMGIDEAPKITLVAIGAFFPVYLGVVSGLRQVDRTLVELGESYGLSKPRLVRRILLPAALPSIFTGLRTSLSLAWMFLVAAELIAATRGLGYLLSDGRETSRPDIVIGAIVLLALLGKLSDSLLKAIESRTLRWRDNLQNRSAPGHAGNHT; the protein is encoded by the coding sequence ATGAACGACACCTCCTTGCGCGTTGCGCGCAGCTTATCGACCACGACGCCGTCGCGACTGCAACTCAGACTGCCGGCCAGCAGCCTCGGCTGGCTGTTGCCATTGAGCTTCTTCGGCGCGCTCGAAATCGCCTCGGCGCTCGGCTGGACACCGCGCTACCTGCTGCCGCCGCCAAGCCAGATCCTGACCACGCTGGCAGACGAGGCCGGCCGCGGGCTGGCCAGCCATATCGGCGCCAGCGTGTTGCGGGTGCTGGCCGGCTTCGCTATCGGCGCCGGCCTGGGCTTGCTGATCGGCGTTGGGGTTGGACTGAGCCGCTGGCTGGAACAGCTGATCGACCCCAGCTTCCAGGCACTGCGCGCGGTGCCCAGCCTGGCCTGGGTACCGTTGCTGTTGCTGTGGATGGGCATCGACGAGGCACCGAAGATCACCCTGGTCGCCATCGGCGCGTTCTTCCCGGTGTATCTGGGCGTGGTCAGCGGCCTGCGCCAGGTCGACCGCACGCTGGTGGAACTGGGCGAAAGCTACGGCCTGTCCAAACCGCGCCTGGTGCGGCGGATCCTGCTGCCGGCGGCGCTGCCGTCGATCTTCACCGGGCTGCGCACCAGCCTGAGTCTGGCCTGGATGTTTCTGGTGGCCGCCGAATTGATTGCCGCCACGCGAGGGCTGGGCTATCTGCTCAGCGACGGGCGCGAAACCTCGCGGCCGGATATCGTGATCGGTGCGATCGTGCTGCTGGCCTTGCTCGGCAAACTCAGCGACAGCCTGCTCAAGGCGATCGAATCGCGCACGCTGCGCTGGCGCGACAACCTGCAGAACCGCAGCGCGCCTGGTCACGCAGGAAACCACACGTGA
- a CDS encoding ABC transporter ATP-binding protein, whose protein sequence is MSSTGLQLRIAGKQFGARQVLRDIELKLAPGEIVSLIGASGCGKSTLLRIVAGLERDYAGEMLLDGARVRGVDRRIGFIFQEPRLLPWLDVAANVAFADDSDLSPAAARQSPRVQQLLGEVGLLDYASALPKQLSGGQAQRVALARGLYRQPRVLLLDEPFSAVDAFTRIKLQDLLLRLAGEHGFSVLLVTHDIEEAVYLSDRAIVIGGQPGSIAHALQLDTPRPRDRQTDEPALRQARKTLLAALHDIHVF, encoded by the coding sequence GTGAGCAGCACCGGCCTGCAGCTGCGCATCGCCGGCAAGCAGTTCGGCGCACGCCAGGTGCTGCGCGACATCGAGCTGAAGTTGGCACCGGGCGAGATCGTCAGCCTGATCGGCGCCAGCGGCTGCGGCAAGAGCACCCTGCTACGCATCGTGGCCGGTCTGGAACGCGATTACGCCGGCGAGATGCTGCTGGATGGCGCGCGCGTGCGCGGGGTCGACCGGCGCATCGGTTTCATCTTCCAGGAACCGCGCCTGCTGCCGTGGCTGGACGTGGCCGCCAATGTCGCCTTTGCCGACGATTCGGATCTGTCGCCAGCTGCGGCGCGGCAATCTCCACGCGTGCAGCAGTTGCTGGGCGAGGTCGGCCTGCTCGACTACGCAAGCGCGCTGCCCAAGCAACTGTCCGGCGGCCAGGCGCAACGCGTGGCGCTGGCCCGTGGGCTGTACCGGCAACCGCGCGTGCTGCTGCTCGACGAGCCCTTCAGCGCGGTGGATGCGTTCACCCGCATCAAGCTGCAGGACCTGTTGCTGCGCCTGGCCGGCGAGCATGGTTTCAGCGTGTTGCTGGTCACCCATGACATCGAAGAAGCGGTCTACCTGAGCGACCGTGCGATTGTCATCGGCGGCCAGCCAGGGTCGATTGCGCATGCACTGCAGCTGGACACGCCGCGTCCGCGCGATCGCCAAACCGACGAACCGGCACTGCGTCAGGCCCGCAAGACCCTGCTCGCGGCGCTGCACGACATTCATGTGTTTTGA
- a CDS encoding acyl-CoA dehydrogenase family protein — protein sequence MTSLPPQPSVLTPLQTAQRLAAEFAETAIERDARGGTPKAERDALRASGLLALSIPVQYGGLGASWSEVLQIVRAFAKVDSSIAHVFGFHHLMLATVRLFGQPAQWQPWLEQTARAHWFWGNALNPLDTRTVAVHQDGWREFSGKKSFCSGAIDSQMLIASALDERSGKLLIGAIPTTRSGITLGHDWDNIGQRQTDSGSATFERVRVEESELLLDPGPLSTPFACLRPLIAQLLFAHLFLGIAEGAFEEARTYTLTQARAWHRSGVEQASEDPYILAHYGEFWLGLESARLLTGRAAELLDAAWRKEHALSSDERTQVALAVAAAKVATTRVGLEVCSKLFEVTGARATHAALRLDRYWRNLRTQTLHDPVDYKLRELGEWALCQQPPTPSFYS from the coding sequence ATGACGAGCCTCCCACCACAACCGTCCGTGCTCACTCCGCTGCAGACCGCTCAGCGCCTGGCGGCCGAATTCGCCGAGACCGCGATCGAACGCGATGCACGCGGCGGCACGCCCAAGGCCGAACGCGATGCATTGCGAGCCAGCGGACTGCTCGCGCTGAGCATTCCCGTGCAGTACGGCGGCCTTGGCGCCAGCTGGAGCGAGGTGCTGCAGATCGTGCGCGCATTCGCCAAGGTCGACAGCTCCATCGCGCATGTCTTCGGCTTCCATCATTTGATGCTGGCCACCGTACGCCTGTTCGGCCAGCCAGCGCAGTGGCAGCCGTGGCTGGAACAGACCGCGCGCGCGCACTGGTTCTGGGGCAACGCACTCAATCCGCTGGATACCCGCACCGTCGCCGTGCACCAAGACGGCTGGCGCGAGTTCTCCGGCAAAAAGAGTTTCTGTTCCGGTGCCATCGACTCGCAGATGCTGATCGCCTCCGCATTGGACGAACGCAGCGGCAAACTGTTGATCGGCGCCATTCCCACCACGCGCAGCGGCATCACGCTGGGCCACGACTGGGACAACATCGGCCAGCGTCAGACCGACAGCGGCAGCGCCACCTTCGAACGCGTGCGCGTGGAAGAAAGCGAACTATTGCTCGATCCCGGCCCCTTGAGCACACCGTTCGCCTGTCTGCGCCCGTTGATCGCGCAGTTGCTGTTCGCGCATCTGTTCCTGGGGATTGCCGAGGGTGCGTTCGAAGAAGCGCGCACCTACACCCTGACCCAAGCTCGCGCCTGGCATCGCTCCGGTGTCGAACAGGCCAGCGAGGACCCCTACATCCTGGCCCATTACGGCGAGTTCTGGCTGGGCCTGGAAAGTGCCCGGCTACTCACCGGTCGCGCCGCCGAACTGCTCGATGCCGCCTGGCGCAAGGAACACGCACTGAGCAGCGACGAACGCACGCAGGTCGCGTTGGCGGTGGCTGCCGCCAAGGTCGCCACCACCCGTGTCGGGCTGGAGGTCTGCAGCAAGCTGTTCGAAGTCACCGGCGCGCGCGCCACCCACGCCGCGCTGCGGCTGGACCGCTACTGGCGCA